The following are encoded together in the Pseudomonas sp. IB20 genome:
- the cobM gene encoding precorrin-4 C(11)-methyltransferase produces the protein MTVYFIGAGPGDPELITVKGQRLIRSCPVIIYAGSLVPAAVLEGHQAKQVVNSAELHLEQIIDLITAAHAKGHDVARVHSGDPSLYGAIGEQIRHLRELNIPFQIIPGVTAVAACAALLETELTLPDIAQSVILTRYADKTSMPAGEDFDSLARHGTTMAIHLGVNHLEKIVAELLPHYGADCPIAVVHRATWPDQDWVVGTLVDIAEKVAAKGFRRTALIVVGRVLANDSFSESSLYRAGHAHLYRP, from the coding sequence ATGACCGTCTACTTCATCGGCGCTGGCCCCGGCGACCCGGAATTGATCACCGTCAAAGGCCAGCGGCTGATCCGCAGCTGCCCGGTGATCATCTATGCCGGCTCGCTGGTGCCGGCGGCGGTATTGGAGGGCCATCAGGCGAAACAGGTGGTTAACAGCGCCGAATTGCACCTCGAGCAAATCATCGACTTGATCACGGCAGCCCATGCCAAGGGCCATGATGTGGCGCGCGTACACTCCGGCGACCCCAGCCTGTATGGGGCGATTGGTGAGCAAATCCGTCATTTGCGTGAGTTGAATATCCCCTTTCAGATCATTCCAGGCGTCACGGCGGTGGCGGCCTGCGCGGCATTGCTGGAGACGGAACTGACCCTGCCGGATATCGCCCAAAGCGTGATCCTGACCCGCTACGCCGATAAAACCAGCATGCCGGCCGGTGAGGATTTCGACAGCCTGGCGCGCCACGGCACGACCATGGCGATTCACTTGGGGGTTAATCATCTGGAGAAGATCGTTGCTGAGCTGCTGCCGCATTACGGTGCGGATTGCCCGATTGCCGTGGTGCACCGCGCGACGTGGCCGGATCAGGATTGGGTGGTGGGTACGTTGGTGGACATTGCCGAGAAAGTGGCCGCCAAGGGTTTCCGTCGTACGGCGCTGATTGTGGTGGGTCGGGTGCTGGCGAACGACAGCTTCAGCGAGTCGTCGCTGTATCGCGCGGGTCACGCGCACCTCTATCGGCCCTGA
- a CDS encoding CbtB domain-containing protein, giving the protein MSIISSTSHTASSTSTLSQRLTAAIGASILGACLVYFAGFSHIEAVHNAAHDTRHSAAFPCH; this is encoded by the coding sequence ATGTCGATCATCAGCAGCACCTCGCACACCGCCAGCAGCACCAGCACCCTGAGCCAACGCCTGACCGCCGCCATCGGTGCGTCGATCCTCGGCGCGTGCCTGGTGTATTTCGCCGGTTTCTCGCATATCGAAGCGGTGCACAACGCCGCCCACGATACCCGCCACAGCGCCGCGTTCCCGTGCCACTGA
- a CDS encoding cobalamin biosynthesis protein, whose protein sequence is MTLVVGLGCQRGCDVHTLLGLLDTALAEGSIERHRITALASLDRKQNEPGLLALAKVLNLPLHCFSATQLTVFEHRLSHKSEVAFAHTGCYGIAESAALALAEQLSHGPARLLITRKKVAQATFALACAD, encoded by the coding sequence ATGACCCTGGTGGTCGGCCTGGGTTGCCAGCGGGGCTGTGATGTTCACACCCTGCTGGGCCTGCTCGATACTGCCCTCGCCGAGGGCAGTATCGAACGCCATCGCATCACCGCGCTGGCCAGTCTTGACCGCAAGCAGAATGAACCTGGGCTGCTCGCTCTAGCAAAGGTGCTGAACCTGCCATTGCACTGTTTCAGCGCCACACAATTGACGGTTTTTGAACACCGTCTTAGCCACAAATCAGAGGTCGCTTTTGCCCATACCGGCTGTTACGGCATCGCCGAAAGCGCCGCGCTGGCCTTGGCTGAACAGCTCTCCCACGGCCCTGCCCGCCTGCTGATCACGCGCAAAAAAGTCGCCCAGGCCACCTTTGCATTAGCCTGCGCCGACTAA
- a CDS encoding vWA domain-containing protein yields MDKGRHGKARSAKHGAINWPGTLLGGRPQCREDLLFHLRNRAAHELWLVIVDASASTRRHGALTDAKGLLAQLFDDAYRQRARMALLTASGHSPKWQVQGLKAAKGLAGWLAQLGAGGGTPLLAALSEAGQWLHARRQRYPAEQQRLLVITDGRLKAIDGLPLLDCPGVLVDIERGPITLGRAKQLALQLHLDYRHIDAV; encoded by the coding sequence CTGGACAAAGGCAGGCACGGCAAGGCGCGCAGCGCCAAACACGGCGCGATCAACTGGCCCGGCACCTTGCTCGGCGGCCGGCCGCAGTGCCGTGAGGATCTACTGTTCCACCTGCGCAACCGCGCGGCCCATGAGTTGTGGCTGGTGATCGTAGACGCCTCGGCGTCTACGCGGCGCCATGGCGCGTTGACCGACGCCAAAGGCCTGCTCGCCCAGTTGTTTGATGACGCTTACCGGCAACGCGCGCGCATGGCGTTACTCACGGCCAGCGGCCACTCGCCGAAGTGGCAAGTGCAGGGCCTCAAGGCCGCCAAAGGCTTGGCCGGTTGGCTCGCTCAGCTCGGCGCCGGCGGCGGCACGCCGTTGCTGGCGGCCTTGTCCGAAGCCGGGCAGTGGCTGCACGCGCGGCGCCAGCGTTACCCCGCCGAGCAGCAGCGTTTGCTGGTGATTACCGATGGGCGGCTCAAGGCTATCGACGGCCTGCCGCTGCTCGATTGCCCGGGTGTGCTGGTGGATATCGAGCGCGGGCCGATCACTCTCGGCCGGGCCAAACAGCTGGCGCTGCAATTGCACCTGGACTATCGGCATATCGACGCCGTGTAA
- a CDS encoding CbtA family protein, which yields MIKRIAQTAGFTGLLAALLLTLLQSFWVAPLILQAETFENAPAAAEVIPHEHAQGAAAHTHDAEAWEPENGWQRVLSTTGGNLVVAVGFALMLAGLYTLRAPTRTAQGLLWGLAGYATFVLAPTLGLPPELPGTAAADLAQRQVWWIGTAASTATGIALLVFGRSWLLKVLGLAILAVPHLIGAPQPEVHSMLAPEALEAQFKIASQLTNVAFWLALGLISAWLFRRNRDGQYSA from the coding sequence ATGATCAAGCGTATCGCCCAAACCGCAGGCTTCACCGGCTTGCTGGCCGCCCTGTTGCTGACTCTGCTGCAAAGCTTCTGGGTCGCCCCGCTGATTCTGCAGGCGGAAACCTTTGAAAACGCCCCGGCCGCTGCCGAAGTAATACCCCATGAACATGCACAAGGCGCCGCCGCTCACACCCACGACGCGGAAGCCTGGGAGCCGGAAAACGGCTGGCAACGTGTGTTGTCGACTACCGGCGGTAATCTGGTGGTGGCGGTTGGTTTTGCCCTGATGCTGGCCGGTCTCTATACCTTGCGCGCACCGACCCGCACGGCTCAAGGCTTGCTGTGGGGCTTGGCCGGTTACGCGACGTTTGTACTCGCGCCGACCCTGGGCCTGCCGCCGGAGTTGCCGGGCACCGCCGCCGCTGACCTGGCCCAACGTCAGGTCTGGTGGATTGGCACGGCTGCGTCCACCGCTACCGGTATCGCGCTGCTGGTGTTTGGCCGCAGCTGGCTGCTCAAAGTGTTGGGCTTGGCGATCCTGGCCGTGCCGCATCTGATCGGTGCGCCGCAGCCTGAAGTGCATTCGATGCTGGCTCCAGAAGCGTTGGAAGCACAATTCAAAATCGCTTCGCAGCTGACCAACGTCGCCTTCTGGCTGGCCTTGGGTCTGATCAGCGCTTGGCTGTTCCGCCGCAACCGCGACGGTCAATACTCGGCATGA
- the cobW gene encoding cobalamin biosynthesis protein CobW, producing the protein MKTLAKLPVTIVTGFLGSGKTTLLRHMLDNAQGRRIAVIVNEFGELGIDGEILKQCSIGCTEEEANGRVYELANGCLCCTVQEEFFPVMRELVARRGDLDHILIETSGLALPKPLVQAFQWPEIRSACTVDAVITVVDSPAVAAGTFAAFPDQVDAMRKLDPNLDHESPLHELFADQLASADLVILNKADLISPEDLARVRLEVAEELPPAVKVIEASSGRLPLDVLIGLGAGSEEHIDGRHSHHDHHHDDEGEHDHDHDAFDSISIDLPQADEALLLDALTQLVVQHGILRVKGFAAIPNKPMRLLIQGVGTRFDKHFDRAWGADEARITRLVLIGQELDAAGLEAQLRAALSV; encoded by the coding sequence ATGAAAACACTGGCCAAACTCCCCGTCACCATCGTTACCGGCTTTCTCGGCTCGGGCAAAACCACCTTGCTACGCCACATGCTCGACAACGCCCAGGGCCGTCGCATCGCCGTGATCGTCAACGAGTTCGGTGAGTTGGGCATCGACGGTGAAATTCTCAAGCAGTGTTCCATCGGTTGCACCGAAGAAGAAGCCAACGGCCGCGTGTACGAACTGGCCAACGGCTGTCTGTGCTGCACCGTGCAGGAAGAGTTCTTCCCGGTGATGCGCGAACTGGTTGCCCGTCGCGGCGACCTCGACCATATCCTCATCGAAACCTCCGGCCTGGCCCTGCCAAAACCGCTGGTACAAGCCTTCCAGTGGCCGGAAATCCGCAGCGCCTGCACCGTTGACGCAGTGATCACCGTGGTCGACAGCCCAGCCGTGGCCGCTGGCACTTTTGCGGCGTTCCCGGACCAGGTCGACGCCATGCGCAAACTCGACCCGAATCTGGATCACGAATCGCCGCTGCACGAGCTGTTCGCCGACCAACTGGCCAGCGCTGACCTGGTGATCCTCAACAAAGCCGACCTGATCAGCCCTGAAGACTTGGCCCGCGTGCGCCTGGAAGTCGCCGAAGAGCTGCCGCCCGCCGTGAAGGTCATCGAAGCCAGCAGCGGTCGCCTGCCGCTGGACGTGCTGATCGGCCTGGGCGCCGGCTCCGAAGAACACATCGACGGCCGCCACAGCCACCACGACCATCACCACGACGATGAAGGCGAGCATGACCACGATCACGACGCCTTCGACTCCATCTCCATCGACCTGCCGCAAGCCGACGAAGCGTTGCTGCTCGACGCCTTGACTCAGTTGGTGGTGCAGCACGGCATCCTGCGCGTCAAAGGTTTCGCCGCGATCCCGAACAAGCCGATGCGCCTGCTGATCCAGGGCGTGGGTACGCGTTTCGACAAGCACTTTGACCGTGCCTGGGGCGCCGACGAAGCACGCATCACGCGCCTGGTGCTGATCGGTCAGGAACTGGACGCGGCGGGCCTCGAAGCGCAGCTGCGCGCAGCGCTCAGCGTTTAA
- the nfuA gene encoding Fe-S biogenesis protein NfuA: MTAITITDAAHDYLADLLSKQNTPGIGIRVFITQPGTQYAETCIAYCKPGEEKPEDTALGLKSFTAYIDNFSEAFLDDAVVDYATDRMGGQLTIKAPNAKVPNVNADSPVNERINYYLQTEINPGLASHGGQVSLIDVVEDGIAVLKFGGGCQGCGQADVTLREGIERTLLERIPELKGVRDVTDHTQKENAYY, from the coding sequence ATGACTGCCATAACCATTACCGACGCCGCCCACGATTACCTGGCTGACCTGCTGTCCAAGCAGAACACCCCGGGTATCGGCATCCGCGTCTTCATCACCCAGCCCGGCACCCAATACGCCGAGACTTGCATCGCCTACTGCAAGCCTGGGGAAGAAAAACCTGAAGACACCGCCCTGGGGCTCAAAAGCTTCACCGCGTACATCGACAACTTCAGCGAAGCTTTCCTCGACGACGCCGTGGTCGACTACGCCACCGACCGCATGGGCGGCCAGTTGACCATCAAGGCGCCCAACGCCAAGGTGCCAAACGTCAACGCCGACAGCCCGGTCAACGAGCGCATCAACTACTACCTGCAAACCGAAATCAACCCGGGGCTGGCCAGCCACGGCGGGCAGGTCAGCTTGATCGACGTCGTGGAAGACGGTATCGCCGTACTCAAATTCGGCGGTGGCTGCCAAGGCTGCGGCCAGGCGGACGTGACCCTGCGCGAAGGCATCGAGCGCACCCTGCTTGAGCGCATTCCTGAGCTCAAGGGCGTACGTGACGTGACCGACCACACGCAGAAAGAAAACGCCTACTACTGA
- the cobN gene encoding cobaltochelatase subunit CobN, translated as MHLLRTQPGGFVSDDNIADLGQTPAELVILCSGDSSLALLAEAAQQLPDDYPSVRLANPMQVQNHASVDLYVDEVLRHAKVILISLHGGIGYWRYGIERLVELAERGVQLILVPGDDRPDPELSSLSTVGVDDRDRLWHFLRQGGLGNALDFYRCLASRYLGRDYAWAEPQTLPRTAIYHPHIANARLNDWQADWQPDFPVAAVLFYRSHLQAANTGFIDVFCQRLQAAGLNPLPMAVASLKEPGCLTVVEDLLDEVQAAVILNTTGFAQSSPEAPHLRPFRRNIPVIQAICAQDNQPGWEASEQGLGPRDLAMHIALPELDGRIISRPISFKDLAWRSERSQSDVVCYRAAPERMDFVAELARRWVELARVPNADKRIALILANYPTRDGRIGNGVGLDTPAAALNILRALQAEGYPLPRELPDSGTALIHELLGGVTNDLDSLDLRPCHQSLGLDDYEALFKRLPEANRQAVLERWGAPHTDPMCRDGRLMIAGLRFGLTFVGIQPARGYQVDHSAVYHDPDLVPPHGYLAFYFWLRHTYGAHAVIHVGKHGNLEWLPGKGVGLSENCWPDALLGPLPNIYPFIVNDPGEGAQAKRRTQAVIIDHLMPPLTRAETYGPLRNLELLADEYYEAQLLDPRRALELQKDILKLVRETRIDQELELDNDADAAVWLPRLDTYLCDLKESQIRDGLHIFGESPEGRLRIDTLLALLRIPRGDGRGPQSSLLRVLAKAFELGFDPLDCALAEPWTGRRPEVLQQIDQQRWRTAGDTRERLELYAARLIEQALEGPLEQLEEPGWEDVKSVIESLRIVVAPRLDACGPAEMRGLLDALSGLFVPAGPSGAPSRGRLDVLPTGRNFFTVDVRNLPTTTAWRIGFQSANLILERHLQDHGDHLRQLGLSVWGTATMRTGGDDIAQAMALMGVRPVWATGSQRVDDFEILPISLLDRPRVDVTLRVSGFFRDAFANLIRLFDAAVQAVAALDEPDDMNPLAAKVRSEREALRLSGLDAEAAAKQAGWRIFGAKPGAYGAGVQGAIDGRLWQSREDLAEVYLNWGGYAYGGSDEGTAAREQFAQRLSLVQAVLQNQDNREHDLLDSNDYYQFQGGMLAAVETLSGDKAASYHGDHSQPDLPKIRTLKEELNRVIRSRAANPKWIDGVKRHGYKGAFEMAATVDNLFAFDATTALIDDHQYALLADAYLLDPDTRAFVQQHNPDALRDMTERMLEAQQRGMWQEPGAYREALENLLLIKVTDIPHFPLSAVVGADDLKLALCLTAIDPKIGGVLIEGPRGMAKSTLARGLADLLASGQFVTLPLGATEERLVGTLDLDAALGEGRAQFSPGVLAKADGGVLYVDEVNLLPDHLVDLLLDVAASGTNLIERDGISHRHSARFVLIGTMNPEEGELRPQLLDRFGFNVALSGQTLPTERGQIIRRRLDFDSDPAAFCTQWAEPQAALRERCTQARTQLDGIELDDQALAQITERCFAAGVDGLRADLVWLRGARAHAAWRGATAIAEEDIEAVAEFALRHRRQAQTPPASPPNQGQAPQASDTSPGQGQWGDMPAPALPTGARREVPTWPKKP; from the coding sequence ATGCACCTGCTCAGGACCCAGCCCGGTGGTTTCGTCTCCGACGACAATATTGCCGACTTAGGCCAAACCCCCGCTGAACTGGTGATCCTGTGCAGCGGTGATTCCAGCCTGGCGTTGTTGGCCGAAGCGGCTCAACAGCTGCCCGACGACTACCCAAGCGTTCGCCTGGCCAACCCGATGCAGGTGCAAAACCACGCCTCGGTCGACCTGTACGTCGATGAGGTGCTGCGCCACGCCAAGGTCATCCTGATTTCGCTGCACGGCGGCATCGGTTACTGGCGCTACGGCATCGAGCGCCTGGTGGAATTGGCCGAGCGCGGCGTGCAACTGATCCTGGTGCCGGGCGATGACCGCCCGGACCCGGAACTCAGCAGCCTCAGCACCGTAGGCGTAGACGATCGTGATCGCCTCTGGCACTTCCTGCGCCAGGGCGGGCTGGGCAATGCCTTGGATTTTTATCGCTGTTTGGCAAGCCGCTACCTGGGCCGCGACTACGCCTGGGCCGAGCCGCAAACCTTGCCGCGCACCGCGATTTATCACCCGCACATAGCCAACGCACGCCTGAATGATTGGCAGGCGGATTGGCAGCCGGATTTCCCCGTGGCGGCGGTACTGTTTTACCGCTCGCACCTGCAGGCGGCCAATACCGGTTTTATCGATGTGTTCTGCCAGCGCTTGCAGGCGGCGGGCCTTAACCCGTTGCCGATGGCGGTGGCCAGTTTGAAAGAGCCTGGCTGCCTGACGGTGGTCGAGGACTTGCTGGATGAAGTGCAGGCGGCGGTGATTCTGAACACCACCGGGTTTGCCCAATCCAGCCCCGAAGCGCCGCATTTGCGCCCGTTTCGCCGCAATATCCCGGTAATCCAGGCAATTTGCGCCCAGGACAACCAGCCCGGCTGGGAGGCCAGCGAACAAGGCCTCGGCCCGCGCGACTTGGCGATGCACATCGCCTTGCCGGAGCTGGACGGGCGCATTATCAGCCGCCCGATCAGCTTCAAGGACCTGGCCTGGCGCAGCGAGCGCAGCCAGTCCGACGTGGTGTGCTACCGCGCCGCGCCCGAGCGCATGGATTTCGTCGCTGAGCTGGCACGCCGTTGGGTCGAACTGGCGCGGGTGCCGAACGCGGATAAACGCATCGCGCTGATCCTCGCCAACTACCCGACCCGCGACGGCCGTATCGGCAACGGCGTGGGTCTGGATACGCCGGCGGCGGCGCTGAATATCCTGCGCGCGCTGCAAGCCGAAGGCTATCCGCTGCCCCGTGAGTTGCCCGACAGCGGCACCGCCCTGATCCACGAATTGCTCGGTGGCGTGACCAACGACCTCGACAGCCTCGACCTGCGCCCGTGCCATCAAAGCCTGGGCCTGGATGATTACGAGGCGCTGTTCAAGCGCTTGCCCGAAGCCAATCGCCAAGCCGTGCTGGAGCGCTGGGGCGCACCCCACACCGACCCGATGTGCCGCGACGGCCGCCTGATGATCGCCGGCCTGCGTTTTGGCCTGACCTTCGTCGGCATCCAGCCGGCGCGCGGTTATCAGGTCGACCACAGCGCGGTGTACCACGACCCGGACCTGGTGCCGCCTCACGGTTACCTGGCGTTCTACTTCTGGTTGCGCCACACCTACGGCGCCCACGCCGTGATCCACGTAGGCAAGCACGGCAACCTCGAATGGCTGCCGGGCAAAGGCGTGGGGCTGTCGGAAAACTGCTGGCCTGATGCGCTGCTCGGGCCGCTGCCGAACATTTACCCGTTTATCGTCAACGATCCGGGTGAGGGCGCCCAGGCCAAGCGCCGCACCCAGGCGGTGATCATCGACCACTTGATGCCGCCGCTGACCCGCGCCGAAACCTACGGCCCGCTGCGCAATCTTGAGCTGTTGGCGGACGAGTATTACGAGGCGCAATTGCTCGACCCGCGCCGCGCGCTCGAACTGCAAAAAGACATTCTCAAGCTGGTGCGCGAGACCCGTATCGACCAGGAACTTGAGCTGGATAACGACGCCGACGCGGCGGTCTGGCTGCCGCGCCTGGACACCTACCTGTGCGACTTGAAGGAGTCGCAGATCCGCGACGGCCTGCATATCTTTGGCGAGTCGCCCGAAGGCCGCTTGCGCATCGACACCTTGCTGGCCTTGCTGCGCATCCCGCGCGGCGATGGCCGTGGCCCGCAATCGAGTTTGCTGCGCGTATTGGCCAAGGCCTTCGAGCTGGGTTTTGACCCGCTTGATTGTGCGCTGGCCGAGCCCTGGACCGGGCGCCGCCCCGAGGTGTTGCAGCAAATCGATCAACAGCGCTGGCGCACCGCCGGTGATACCCGCGAGCGCCTGGAGTTGTATGCCGCGCGTTTGATCGAGCAAGCGCTGGAAGGGCCGCTTGAGCAACTTGAAGAGCCCGGTTGGGAGGATGTGAAGTCGGTCATTGAGAGCCTGCGCATCGTCGTCGCGCCACGCCTGGACGCGTGCGGGCCGGCGGAAATGCGCGGTTTGCTGGATGCTTTGAGCGGCCTTTTCGTACCGGCCGGCCCCAGCGGCGCGCCAAGTCGCGGGCGCCTGGATGTGCTGCCCACCGGGCGCAATTTCTTTACCGTGGACGTGCGCAACCTGCCCACCACCACGGCCTGGCGCATTGGCTTCCAATCCGCCAACCTGATCCTTGAACGGCACCTGCAAGACCATGGCGATCACTTGCGCCAGCTTGGCCTGTCGGTCTGGGGCACGGCCACCATGCGCACCGGCGGCGACGACATCGCCCAGGCCATGGCGTTGATGGGCGTGCGCCCGGTCTGGGCCACGGGCAGCCAGCGGGTGGATGACTTTGAGATCCTGCCGATCAGTTTGCTCGACCGCCCGCGTGTTGACGTGACGCTGCGCGTGTCCGGGTTCTTCCGTGACGCGTTCGCCAACCTGATCCGCCTGTTCGATGCGGCGGTGCAGGCGGTGGCGGCCCTGGATGAACCGGATGATATGAACCCGCTGGCGGCCAAGGTGCGCAGTGAGCGTGAGGCCTTGCGCCTCTCGGGCCTGGACGCAGAAGCCGCAGCTAAACAAGCCGGCTGGCGCATCTTTGGCGCCAAGCCGGGGGCGTATGGCGCGGGCGTGCAGGGCGCGATTGACGGTCGTCTGTGGCAGAGCCGCGAGGACTTGGCCGAGGTCTACTTGAACTGGGGTGGCTACGCCTACGGTGGTTCCGATGAAGGCACCGCTGCCCGCGAACAGTTCGCCCAGCGCCTGAGCCTGGTGCAGGCGGTCCTGCAAAACCAGGACAACCGCGAGCACGACTTGCTCGACTCCAACGACTATTACCAATTCCAGGGCGGTATGCTCGCCGCCGTGGAAACCCTGAGCGGCGATAAGGCCGCCAGCTACCATGGCGACCATAGCCAGCCCGACTTGCCGAAGATCCGCACCTTGAAGGAAGAGCTGAACCGGGTGATCCGTTCCCGCGCCGCCAACCCCAAGTGGATCGACGGCGTGAAGCGTCATGGCTATAAAGGTGCGTTCGAAATGGCCGCAACCGTGGACAACCTGTTCGCGTTCGACGCCACCACCGCACTGATCGATGATCACCAATACGCCTTGCTCGCTGACGCGTATCTGCTCGATCCTGACACCCGGGCCTTTGTGCAGCAGCACAACCCCGATGCCCTGCGCGACATGACCGAGCGCATGCTCGAAGCCCAGCAGCGTGGCATGTGGCAAGAGCCGGGCGCCTATCGCGAGGCGTTGGAAAACCTGTTGTTGATAAAGGTGACTGATATTCCACATTTCCCACTGTCCGCCGTGGTCGGCGCCGACGACCTGAAACTGGCGCTGTGCCTCACCGCCATCGACCCGAAAATCGGCGGTGTGCTGATCGAAGGCCCGCGCGGCATGGCCAAGTCCACCCTGGCACGTGGCCTGGCGGACCTGCTCGCCAGTGGTCAGTTCGTCACTTTGCCGTTGGGCGCCACCGAAGAACGCCTGGTCGGCACCCTGGACCTGGACGCCGCACTGGGCGAAGGCCGTGCGCAGTTTTCCCCCGGCGTACTGGCCAAGGCCGATGGCGGCGTGTTGTACGTCGATGAAGTCAACTTGCTGCCCGACCACTTGGTGGACCTGCTGCTGGATGTGGCCGCCAGCGGCACCAACCTGATCGAGCGCGATGGCATTTCCCATCGCCACTCGGCACGTTTTGTGTTGATCGGCACCATGAACCCGGAGGAGGGGGAGTTGCGACCGCAGCTGCTCGACCGTTTCGGTTTCAACGTGGCATTAAGCGGGCAAACGCTGCCCACCGAGCGCGGGCAAATCATCCGGCGTCGGCTGGATTTCGACAGCGATCCCGCCGCGTTCTGCACGCAGTGGGCCGAGCCGCAAGCCGCCTTGCGTGAACGCTGCACCCAGGCGCGGACACAGCTCGACGGCATTGAGCTGGATGACCAGGCGCTGGCACAGATCACCGAGCGCTGTTTTGCCGCCGGGGTCGATGGCTTGCGCGCTGACCTCGTCTGGTTGCGCGGCGCCCGCGCCCATGCGGCCTGGCGTGGCGCTACCGCCATCGCCGAGGAAGACATCGAAGCGGTGGCCGAATTTGCCTTGCGCCATCGTCGTCAAGCGCAAACCCCGCCGGCAAGCCCGCCCAATCAAGGCCAGGCGCCCCAGGCTTCAGACACTTCACCTGGCCAGGGCCAGTGGGGCGACATGCCCGCGCCGGCCTTGCCCACGGGCGCACGCCGGGAAGTACCCACCTGGCCAAAAAAGCCCTAG